In the genome of Triticum urartu cultivar G1812 chromosome 5, Tu2.1, whole genome shotgun sequence, one region contains:
- the LOC125509718 gene encoding uncharacterized protein LOC125509718, protein MSFSGYVAVPRCSVIFDGTNYAEFVGFMRIHMRGLLLWGVLSGEVPCPPCPVAPVAPIPPVPPVLAAEASRADRDAAKALDDAAVDAYDQQVSAYSNALSVYRDDLSAYTQRCNDDARAAAVLTASVLPQFASEFMGLGTVAAMWSYLCQSYQPSGDALYLFVVRQEHALQQGDSSVDEFYSQ, encoded by the coding sequence ATGTCTTTTTCGGGCTATGTTGCAGTTCCTAGGTGCTCTGTGATCTTCGATGGCACCAACTATGCTGAGTTTGTGGGGTTCATGCGCATCCATATGCGTGGTCTTCTTCTGTGGGGTGTTCTCTCTGGCGAGGTCCCCTGCCCGCCATGCCCTGTTGCGCCCGTGGCCCCAATCCCACCGGTGCCGCCGGTACTtgctgctgaggcttctcgggcTGACCGGGATGCCGCCAAGGCCCTTGATGATGCTGCAGTTGATGCTTATGATCAGCAGGTATCTGCTTATTCCAATGCTCTTTCGGTGTACCGCGATGATCTCTCTGCTTACACTCAGCGGTGCAATGACGATGCTCGTGCTGCTGCTGTTCTTACTGCAAGTGTCCTCCCTCAGTTTGCTTCAGAGTTCATGGGACTTGGCACAGTTGCAGCGATGTGGTCTTATCTTTGTCAGAGCTATCAACCCTCTGGTGATGCTCTCTACCTGTTTGTGGTGCGTCAGGAGCACGCCCTCCAACAAGGTGATTCCTCTGTTGATGAGTTCTATTCACAGTGA